The following proteins come from a genomic window of Athalia rosae chromosome 1, iyAthRosa1.1, whole genome shotgun sequence:
- the LOC105693522 gene encoding RNA-binding protein cabeza-like isoform X1, translating into MTDNQYSGYQQGYGQYSQPPPSGAQDTSYPPPSSGGGNNYNQYSQPPPSNNSYGNYTSYNQTSGTDYSTAPSQGGYGHNNYGSGNSGSGSANNYSTGYNQSGGGASGGGGSGGSYSRGGSGGGYGGGGQGGGGGGGGGGGGGGGGGGGGNGSRFGGDRGGYGDRSSGGGGYNSGGGRGGFNKGGYGDRSGGGGEGMVIQEDTIFVSGMDPSVTEDEICEHFGAIGIIKNDKRTGKPKIWMYKDKNTGKPKGEATVTYEDQNAARSAINWFDDKEFKGFTIKVQIAQHKSNWQGGRGGGGSGGGGGRGGGRGRGGFGGRGGGGDRDDHSRGGGDDRRDGGGRGGDWRCPNPDCGNTNFAWRDQCNLCKSSKPEGAGGGGRGGGDRGGRGGGFRGGDRGGRGGDRGGRGGGFRGDRGGGRGGGRGGPMRGGGGRGDRDRDRQRPY; encoded by the exons ATGACTGATAACC AGTACAGCGGCTATCAGCAGGGGTATGGGCAGTATAGCCAGCCCCCACCTTCAGGAGCGCAAGATACTTCGTATCCTCCCCCATCGAGTGGCGGTGGCAATAATTACAATCAATATAGTCAGCCACCGCCAAGCAACAATAGTTACGGAAACTACACCAGCTACAACCAAACTAGTGGAACAGATTACTCCACTGCTCCTAGTCAGGGAGGTTATGGACATAATAATTATGGGAGTGGAAACTCCGGGTCAGGTAGTGCCAATAATTATAGCACTGGCTATAATCAGAGCGGCGGGGGTGCAAGTGGAGGTGGTGGAAGCGGCGGCAGTTACAGCCGAGGTGGAAGCGGAGGAGGATATGGAGGAGGAG GCcaagggggaggaggaggaggaggaggaggaggtggcggcggcggcggaggtggaggtggaggaaaCGGTAGTAGATTTGGCGGAGATCGTGGAGGATACGGTGACCGCTCAAGCGGAGGTGGAGGATATAA CAGTGGCGGTGGCCGTGGTGGTTTTAACAAAG GAGGCTATGGCGATCGCAGTGGGGGTGGTGGCGAAGGGATGGTTATCCAAGAGGACACCATCTTTGTCTCGGGCATGGATCCTTCTGTAACGGAGGATGAGATATGCGAGCACTTTGGAGCTATTGGAATTATCAAG AATGATAAGCGAACTGGAAAACCAAAGATTTGGATGTACAAGGACAAAAATACAGGAAAACCAAAAGGCGAAGCTACAGTTACATACGAAGATCAGAACGCCGCACGTTCAGCGATAAATTGGTTCGATGATAAAGAGTTTAAGGGCTTTACTATCAAAGTCCAAATCGCCCAGCACAAAAGTAATTGGCAAGGAGGTCGGGGTGGAGGAGGCAGTGGAGGAGGTGGCGGGCGAGGAGGGGGTCGCGGGCGCGGAGGTTTTGGTGGAcgtggaggtggaggagatAGAGATGACCATTCACGAGGAGGCGGTGATGATCGACGTGATGGTGGCGGTCGAGGAGGAGATTGGCg TTGCCCGAACCCTGATTGCGGAAATACGAACTTTGCGTGGCGCGATCAGTGCAATCTTTGCAAAAGTTCTAAGCCCGAAGGGGCAGGTGGTGGAGGTCGTGGAGGAGGTGACCGAGGTGGACGCGGGGGCGGTTTTAGAGGCGGGGATAGGGGAGGTCGCGGAGGTGACAGGGGTGGAAGAGGTGGTGGATTCCGTGGTGATAGAGGAGGTGGACGAGGCGGTGGCAGAGGCGGACCAATGCGAGGAGGTGGTGG ccGTGGAGACAGAGACAGAGACCGTCAACGTCCGTACTAG
- the LOC105693336 gene encoding mediator of RNA polymerase II transcription subunit 19 translates to MMMGDQFRSKVEQYSPKSSPRGARSPVVSRQDSTGTLKTTISLGKNPSIVHSGPFYLMKEPPGESELTGATNLMAYYGLEHSYSKFSGKKLKEQLSSFLPNLPGIIDAPGHQDNSSLRSVIEKPPICGKELLPLTSVQLAGFRLHPGPLPEQYRYINQAPQRKHKNKHKKHKHKPGETPSGQETATTDIGGPDTHEKKHKKQRKHDEEKERKKRKKEKKRKKQKHSPEHPGGLTPSQHSNT, encoded by the exons ATGATGATGGGTGATCAGTTTCGTAGTAAAGTGGAACAATACTCACCAAAATCATCACCGAGGGGAGCCCGTTCCCCTGTAGTTTCACGTCAGGACTCGACAGGGACTCTCAAAACGACGATTTCCCTTGGCAAAAACCCCTCTATCGTCCACAGCGGACCTTTCTACTTGATGAAGGAGCCCcctg GGGAAAGTGAACTCACGGGGGCTACTAATTTGATGGCCTATTATGGTCTTGAGCATTCCTACAGTAAATTCAGTGGTAAAAAACTCAAAGAACAACTGTCTTCATTTTTGCCCAATCTACCCGGCATTATCGATGCCCCTGGTCACCAAGATAATAG TTCGTTGAGATCTGTGATAGAGAAGCCTCCCATTTGTGGCAAAGAACTTCTCCCACTTACAAGTGTACAACTTGCTGGATTCAGATTGCATCCTGGACCG CTTCCAGAACAGTATCGTTATATAAATCAAGCACCGCAGAGAAAGCATAAAAATAAACACAAAAAACATAAGCACAAGCCTGGAGAAACTCCAAGTGGTCAAGAGACAGCTACGACTGATATAGGTGGACCTGATactcatgaaaaaaaacacaagaaacaaagaaagcacgacgaggaaaaagaaagaaaaaagcggaagaaagagaagaaacggaaaaaacaaaaacacagTCCAGAACATCCTGGAGGTCTTACACCCTCGCAGCATTCCAATACGTGA
- the LOC105693522 gene encoding RNA-binding protein cabeza-like isoform X2 — protein sequence MTDNQYSGYQQGYGQYSQPPPSGAQDTSYPPPSSGGGNNYNQYSQPPPSNNSYGNYTSYNQTSGTDYSTAPSQGGYGHNNYGSGNSGSGSANNYSTGYNQSGGGASGGGGSGGSYSRGGSGGGYGGGGQGGGGGGGGGGGGGGGGGGGGNGSRFGGDRGGYGDRSSGGGGYNGGGRGGFNKGGYGDRSGGGGEGMVIQEDTIFVSGMDPSVTEDEICEHFGAIGIIKNDKRTGKPKIWMYKDKNTGKPKGEATVTYEDQNAARSAINWFDDKEFKGFTIKVQIAQHKSNWQGGRGGGGSGGGGGRGGGRGRGGFGGRGGGGDRDDHSRGGGDDRRDGGGRGGDWRCPNPDCGNTNFAWRDQCNLCKSSKPEGAGGGGRGGGDRGGRGGGFRGGDRGGRGGDRGGRGGGFRGDRGGGRGGGRGGPMRGGGGRGDRDRDRQRPY from the exons ATGACTGATAACC AGTACAGCGGCTATCAGCAGGGGTATGGGCAGTATAGCCAGCCCCCACCTTCAGGAGCGCAAGATACTTCGTATCCTCCCCCATCGAGTGGCGGTGGCAATAATTACAATCAATATAGTCAGCCACCGCCAAGCAACAATAGTTACGGAAACTACACCAGCTACAACCAAACTAGTGGAACAGATTACTCCACTGCTCCTAGTCAGGGAGGTTATGGACATAATAATTATGGGAGTGGAAACTCCGGGTCAGGTAGTGCCAATAATTATAGCACTGGCTATAATCAGAGCGGCGGGGGTGCAAGTGGAGGTGGTGGAAGCGGCGGCAGTTACAGCCGAGGTGGAAGCGGAGGAGGATATGGAGGAGGAG GCcaagggggaggaggaggaggaggaggaggaggtggcggcggcggcggaggtggaggtggaggaaaCGGTAGTAGATTTGGCGGAGATCGTGGAGGATACGGTGACCGCTCAAGCGGAGGTGGAGGATATAA TGGCGGTGGCCGTGGTGGTTTTAACAAAG GAGGCTATGGCGATCGCAGTGGGGGTGGTGGCGAAGGGATGGTTATCCAAGAGGACACCATCTTTGTCTCGGGCATGGATCCTTCTGTAACGGAGGATGAGATATGCGAGCACTTTGGAGCTATTGGAATTATCAAG AATGATAAGCGAACTGGAAAACCAAAGATTTGGATGTACAAGGACAAAAATACAGGAAAACCAAAAGGCGAAGCTACAGTTACATACGAAGATCAGAACGCCGCACGTTCAGCGATAAATTGGTTCGATGATAAAGAGTTTAAGGGCTTTACTATCAAAGTCCAAATCGCCCAGCACAAAAGTAATTGGCAAGGAGGTCGGGGTGGAGGAGGCAGTGGAGGAGGTGGCGGGCGAGGAGGGGGTCGCGGGCGCGGAGGTTTTGGTGGAcgtggaggtggaggagatAGAGATGACCATTCACGAGGAGGCGGTGATGATCGACGTGATGGTGGCGGTCGAGGAGGAGATTGGCg TTGCCCGAACCCTGATTGCGGAAATACGAACTTTGCGTGGCGCGATCAGTGCAATCTTTGCAAAAGTTCTAAGCCCGAAGGGGCAGGTGGTGGAGGTCGTGGAGGAGGTGACCGAGGTGGACGCGGGGGCGGTTTTAGAGGCGGGGATAGGGGAGGTCGCGGAGGTGACAGGGGTGGAAGAGGTGGTGGATTCCGTGGTGATAGAGGAGGTGGACGAGGCGGTGGCAGAGGCGGACCAATGCGAGGAGGTGGTGG ccGTGGAGACAGAGACAGAGACCGTCAACGTCCGTACTAG
- the LOC105693402 gene encoding alpha-1,3/1,6-mannosyltransferase ALG2 isoform X1 codes for MVRIAFLHPDLGIGGAERLVVDAALALKNKGHKVSFITSHHDPEHCFSEIKDGTIPVTVVGDWLPRSIFGKFFALCAYVRMVYAASYMFFLKDRPDVVFCDLVSVCIPVLRLYIPHVIYYCHHPDQLLSPPGSQWKSLYRVPLNYLEEITTGQADKIFVNSKYTGTVFRNTFTRLQVCPEVLYPSINTEFFDKTRVVSLDRALDKKFPDSTIVFLSINRYERKKNLNLAIEALAELKELLPEKEYEKVHLIMAGGYDKRVEENVEHYLELTGLADELQVADKITFLRSPSDSDKLSILSHCNALIYTPPNEHFGIVPLEAMYMEKLVIANNSGGPTESIIDGVSGFLVDLSAKAFAQKMAIVVTDRAIGSRFGKAGKERFVKTFSFAAFANQLEESIQNLMSGKKNN; via the exons atggtccGAATCGCGTTCTTACATCCAGATCTTGGAATCGGTGGTGCAGAGAGGTTAGTCGTTGACGCGGCTTTAGCTTTAAAAAATAAGGGTCACAAAGTTAGCTTTATAACTTCTCATCATGACCCCGAACATTGTTTTTCTGAAATCAAGGATGGAACCATTCCTGTTACTGTTGTTGGTGACTGGTTACCGAGGAgcatttttggaaaattttttgctctctGCGCATATGTCAGGATG gtGTATGCCGCAAGCTACATGTTTTTCCTGAAAGACAGACCTGATGTAGTATTTTGTGATTTAGTCTCGGTATGCATCCCTGTACTGCGATTATATATTCCACATGTTATTTACTACTGCCATCACCCAGATCAATTACTGTCGCCACCCGGTAGTCAATGGAAATCTTTGTATCGAGTACCCTTGAATTATTTAGAGGAAATAACTACTGGGCAAGCTGATAAGATATTTGTAAATAGCAAGTACACTGGAACGGTGTTCAGAAATACTTTTACACGGCTACAAGTGTGCCCTGAAGTTTTGTACCCATCAATCAAtacagaattttttgataagaCCAGAGTTGTGTCGCTAGACAGAGCTCTGGATAAAAAATTCCCTGACAGTACTATTGTGTTTTTGTCGATCAACAGATATGAGCGGAAAAAGAACTTAAATTTAGCGATAGAAGCTCTTGCGGAATTGAAAGAACTCCTCCCTGAGAAAGAATATGAGAAGGTGCATCTAATTATGGCTGGAGGGTATGACAAACGTGTAGAAGAAAATGTTGAGCATTATTTAGAATTAACAGGTTTAGCGGATGAACTGCAAGTTGCCGATAAAATAACATTCCTTAGATCTCCTTCTGACAGCGACAAACTTTCGATATTAAGTCACTGCAACGCTTTGATATATACTCCGCCTAATGAACATTTTGGTATTGTTCCGCTGGAGGCAATGTATATGGAGAAATTAGTGATTGCCAATAATTCGGGTGGTCCGACTGAATCAATTATCGATGGAGTTAGCGGTTTTCTCGTTGATTTATCTGCCAAAGCCTTTGCTCAAAAAATGGCTATTGTTGTAACAGATAGAGCGATTGGATCGAGATTTGGTAAGGCAGGTAAAGAACGATTCGTAAAAACATTCAGCTTTGCAGCATTCGCTAATCAGCTAGAGGAATCCATACAGAATTTGATgagtggtaaaaaaaacaattga
- the LOC105693522 gene encoding RNA-binding protein cabeza-like isoform X3, which produces MGSIASPHLQERKILRILPHRVAVAIITINIVSHRQATIVTETTPATTKLVEQITPLLLVREVMDIIIMGVETPGQVVPIIIALAIIRAAGVQVEVVEAAAVTAEVEAEEDMEEEAKGEEEEEEEEVAAAAEVEVEETVVDLAEIVEDTVTAQAEVEDIRGYGDRSGGGGEGMVIQEDTIFVSGMDPSVTEDEICEHFGAIGIIKNDKRTGKPKIWMYKDKNTGKPKGEATVTYEDQNAARSAINWFDDKEFKGFTIKVQIAQHKSNWQGGRGGGGSGGGGGRGGGRGRGGFGGRGGGGDRDDHSRGGGDDRRDGGGRGGDWRCPNPDCGNTNFAWRDQCNLCKSSKPEGAGGGGRGGGDRGGRGGGFRGGDRGGRGGDRGGRGGGFRGDRGGGRGGGRGGPMRGGGGRGDRDRDRQRPY; this is translated from the exons ATGGGCAGTATAGCCAGCCCCCACCTTCAGGAGCGCAAGATACTTCGTATCCTCCCCCATCGAGTGGCGGTGGCAATAATTACAATCAATATAGTCAGCCACCGCCAAGCAACAATAGTTACGGAAACTACACCAGCTACAACCAAACTAGTGGAACAGATTACTCCACTGCTCCTAGTCAGGGAGGTTATGGACATAATAATTATGGGAGTGGAAACTCCGGGTCAGGTAGTGCCAATAATTATAGCACTGGCTATAATCAGAGCGGCGGGGGTGCAAGTGGAGGTGGTGGAAGCGGCGGCAGTTACAGCCGAGGTGGAAGCGGAGGAGGATATGGAGGAGGAG GCcaagggggaggaggaggaggaggaggaggaggtggcggcggcggcggaggtggaggtggaggaaaCGGTAGTAGATTTGGCGGAGATCGTGGAGGATACGGTGACCGCTCAAGCGGAGGTGGAGGATATAA GAGGCTATGGCGATCGCAGTGGGGGTGGTGGCGAAGGGATGGTTATCCAAGAGGACACCATCTTTGTCTCGGGCATGGATCCTTCTGTAACGGAGGATGAGATATGCGAGCACTTTGGAGCTATTGGAATTATCAAG AATGATAAGCGAACTGGAAAACCAAAGATTTGGATGTACAAGGACAAAAATACAGGAAAACCAAAAGGCGAAGCTACAGTTACATACGAAGATCAGAACGCCGCACGTTCAGCGATAAATTGGTTCGATGATAAAGAGTTTAAGGGCTTTACTATCAAAGTCCAAATCGCCCAGCACAAAAGTAATTGGCAAGGAGGTCGGGGTGGAGGAGGCAGTGGAGGAGGTGGCGGGCGAGGAGGGGGTCGCGGGCGCGGAGGTTTTGGTGGAcgtggaggtggaggagatAGAGATGACCATTCACGAGGAGGCGGTGATGATCGACGTGATGGTGGCGGTCGAGGAGGAGATTGGCg TTGCCCGAACCCTGATTGCGGAAATACGAACTTTGCGTGGCGCGATCAGTGCAATCTTTGCAAAAGTTCTAAGCCCGAAGGGGCAGGTGGTGGAGGTCGTGGAGGAGGTGACCGAGGTGGACGCGGGGGCGGTTTTAGAGGCGGGGATAGGGGAGGTCGCGGAGGTGACAGGGGTGGAAGAGGTGGTGGATTCCGTGGTGATAGAGGAGGTGGACGAGGCGGTGGCAGAGGCGGACCAATGCGAGGAGGTGGTGG ccGTGGAGACAGAGACAGAGACCGTCAACGTCCGTACTAG
- the LOC105693402 gene encoding alpha-1,3/1,6-mannosyltransferase ALG2 isoform X2 has protein sequence MVYAASYMFFLKDRPDVVFCDLVSVCIPVLRLYIPHVIYYCHHPDQLLSPPGSQWKSLYRVPLNYLEEITTGQADKIFVNSKYTGTVFRNTFTRLQVCPEVLYPSINTEFFDKTRVVSLDRALDKKFPDSTIVFLSINRYERKKNLNLAIEALAELKELLPEKEYEKVHLIMAGGYDKRVEENVEHYLELTGLADELQVADKITFLRSPSDSDKLSILSHCNALIYTPPNEHFGIVPLEAMYMEKLVIANNSGGPTESIIDGVSGFLVDLSAKAFAQKMAIVVTDRAIGSRFGKAGKERFVKTFSFAAFANQLEESIQNLMSGKKNN, from the exons ATG gtGTATGCCGCAAGCTACATGTTTTTCCTGAAAGACAGACCTGATGTAGTATTTTGTGATTTAGTCTCGGTATGCATCCCTGTACTGCGATTATATATTCCACATGTTATTTACTACTGCCATCACCCAGATCAATTACTGTCGCCACCCGGTAGTCAATGGAAATCTTTGTATCGAGTACCCTTGAATTATTTAGAGGAAATAACTACTGGGCAAGCTGATAAGATATTTGTAAATAGCAAGTACACTGGAACGGTGTTCAGAAATACTTTTACACGGCTACAAGTGTGCCCTGAAGTTTTGTACCCATCAATCAAtacagaattttttgataagaCCAGAGTTGTGTCGCTAGACAGAGCTCTGGATAAAAAATTCCCTGACAGTACTATTGTGTTTTTGTCGATCAACAGATATGAGCGGAAAAAGAACTTAAATTTAGCGATAGAAGCTCTTGCGGAATTGAAAGAACTCCTCCCTGAGAAAGAATATGAGAAGGTGCATCTAATTATGGCTGGAGGGTATGACAAACGTGTAGAAGAAAATGTTGAGCATTATTTAGAATTAACAGGTTTAGCGGATGAACTGCAAGTTGCCGATAAAATAACATTCCTTAGATCTCCTTCTGACAGCGACAAACTTTCGATATTAAGTCACTGCAACGCTTTGATATATACTCCGCCTAATGAACATTTTGGTATTGTTCCGCTGGAGGCAATGTATATGGAGAAATTAGTGATTGCCAATAATTCGGGTGGTCCGACTGAATCAATTATCGATGGAGTTAGCGGTTTTCTCGTTGATTTATCTGCCAAAGCCTTTGCTCAAAAAATGGCTATTGTTGTAACAGATAGAGCGATTGGATCGAGATTTGGTAAGGCAGGTAAAGAACGATTCGTAAAAACATTCAGCTTTGCAGCATTCGCTAATCAGCTAGAGGAATCCATACAGAATTTGATgagtggtaaaaaaaacaattga